The Sinorhizobium fredii USDA 257 region CGGCGGCGGAAAAGAAGGCGGCCGCGCTGCCGCCGAAACTGACGGTGCCGATGATCCTCTTCTTCCTGCCGGTGCTCGTCGCCGTCATTCTCGGCCCGGCGGGAATACAGGTGGCGGATAAGTTCTAGACGCGGCGCCTTGTAGAGTGGGCTGCGGGATTCGCAAGTAATCGATCATCCGCGGGTTTGACCCGAGGATGCAATCACAAGCAGCTCAATGCTGTCATAACAGGATGTCTTTGCCCCAGACCGCGCGCCACGCTGTCGAGCGACGTGCATTACAGGTAGATGGTGCGCTCGCCGAATTCGGTTTCTTCATCGAAATTGCGCGTGCCGATTCATTCGCTTTCACCGGCAAGCTTGGTCTCTGGCTGCACGCTCTCTTCGGCCGCGTTGCTGCTTGTGCTTTGAAGCTGCTCGAGCTTGGACTCGAGTGCCGCGATCTCGCTTTGGATCGTCTGCTTCTCGGTCTCGTCTGGAAAGCTCCGCCTCCTTCCGAGCGATTTGCGCCTCGATCTCTGAAACAGTGCTCGACGATGAAGTGGAGTTCGATGAGCTGACAACCGCCATCGCGGTTGAGCCGGAAATTGCGCCGACCATCTGCAACCTTCATAGTCGGGGTGCTATCTCACGAAGAAGTGAACGCGCGGTGAAGGGCGCAAAACTGTGCGGCCTTCTTCATCCCGCTCAGTTCGTATTTCCGTCGTCCGCCTTGGCGAGCTCGGTCCAGGCGCCCTTTTGGGAAAGCATTGAGCGCAGATAGGTGACGTTGGCTTCCGCCTGCTCGGGAGTCAGCTCCTGCCGGGCGATTGTTTCGGCCTCCTGGAAACGCCCCTGCAGCCCGACGGCGAGGGCGAGATTCTGGCGGACGCTGCTGTCGGCGCCGGGCTTGTCTGCGGCAGAACGGAGGTAGGTCTCGGCGGTCTTCAGGTCCTTGGTCAAGAGATAGGACATGCCGAGATTCGATAGGATCGTGGGCTCGTTGGGTTGGAGATCCAGCGCCTCGCGATACCGCAGGCGCGCCTCGGACGAGCGGCCGAGCTGGTCGAGGACGGCGCCTTCGGCCGATTTCAGCTTCCAATCGGGCCGGTCGGGCGTCTGCGCCCGGCCAATCGTCGCAAGCGCCTGTTCGAGCTGTCCGGCGGCGGCCTGGGCCTTGCCGTAGGCGCCGAGGACCTCGCGGTCCGTCGGGTGGTTGATCGCCACCTGCTGCATCACGGCGAGCGCCTGTTCGTTGCGCCCGCTCATGCGCAGGAGATTGGCGTAGTTCAGGCCCGCTTCGCGGTTCCTGGGGTCGCGCTCGTAGGCCTGGCCGATGTTCTCCGCGGCTGCCGCAAGCTCGGTTGCGTTCATCGACGGCACCGGTTTCGACAGCTTCGGGATGGAGCCGGTCGTCAGCTCCTTATTGCCCTGCTGTCCGGCGCAGCCGCCGAGCGCCATCGCCGTCAGCGCGACCGCGGCTGCAACAGCGAGGCGATGCATGGAGGAAGAGAAGATGTCTTGCGTTGTCATGAAGCGGCGTCCCACCAGGCAATTGGCACCGGAACTCCCAACATCAACGGCGCAACTTTCACTCCAGCAATAATCTGTTAACCCTAACAGAGCGTTAATTGCACCATCCCTTATCCGTCAGTCGAGGACATTCATGGCTCCCTTCCAGTTCATCGAGCGGCCGTCGCCGTTCAACGCCAGCGCCGGCAAGACGCTGCCCATCTTCGCGGTGACGCCGGCGCATATCGAGTCCGGGAGCATCGACCCGATCGCCCTCGACTGGGCGAAAAAGGCCGGCTTCAAGGCGGAGTCCGGCGCCGTTCTCCTCATCCCCTCGGCGGACGGCCACCTCGGCGGCGCGTTGTTCGGCCTCGGCACGAAGCCATCACAGGCGCCGTTCCTGAGCGGCAAGCTCGCCCGCGCCCTGCCAGCCGGCAAATGGCATATCGAGACGGCGCCGCTGACCGCCAATCGCCTGGCGCTCGGCTACGGCCTGGGCTCGTACCGCTTCGAGCGCTACAAGTCCCCCAAGCCCGAGGCGCCGACACTGATGATCCCGGCCGACGCGGATGCGGCCGACATCAAGCGGCAGCTTGCCGGCGTCTTCCTGGCCCGAGATCTGATCAACACGCCGACCAACGACATGGGGCCGGAAGCGCTGGAATCGGCCTTCCGGGCGCTCGCCGCCCACTACAAGGCCGACGTCTCGGTGATCTCCGGCGAAGCCCTGCTGACCCAGAATTTCCCGCTGGTGCACACGGTCGGCCGCGCCAGCGCCGAGGCGCCGCGGCTCCTCGAGATGCGCTGGGGCAAGAAGGGACACAGGAAGGTGACACTCGTGGGCAAGGGCGTCTGTTTCGACACCGGCGGTCTCGACATCAAGCCGGCCGCCTCGATGCTGCTGATGAAAAAGGACATGGGTGGCGCCGCGAATGTCATGGGCCTCGCGCTGATGATCATGGACGCGAAGCTAAAGGTTGACCTGCGCGTCATCGTGCCGGTCGTCGAGAATTCGATTTCCTCCAATGCCTTCCGGCCAGGCGACATCTACCGGAGCCGCAAGGGCCTGACGGTGCAGATCGACAACACCGATGCCGAGGGCCGGTTGATCCTTGCCGATGCGCTCGCCTATGCCGACGAGGAGAGTACCGACCTCATCGTCGACATGGCGACGCTCACCGGGGCGGCGCGCGTCGCGCTCGGCCCGGACCTGCCGCCCTTCTTTACCGACGACGAGGAATTGGCCCGCGACCTTTCCGAGGCGAGCCTTGCGGTGGACGATCCGCTCTGGCGGATGCCGCTCTATATGGGCTACGACAAGGATGTCTCCGCCCGGATCGCCGATCTCACCAATGCGCCTTCGGGCGGAATGGCCGGCTCGATCACCGCGGCGCTGTTCTTGAAGCGCTTCGTGACGAATGCGAAGAGCTGGGTGCATTTCGACATTTTCGGCTGGGCCCCGTCCGAACGTCCGCATTCGCCGATCGGCGGTGAAGCCCAGGCAATAAGGGCGCTCTATCAACACATAGACCGGCTTGCAGGGTAGGGGAATGCTACTCGTCGCCGGGATTCGATGACTGGAAGAAACGCTTGCGTAACGATCGGCCGCCTATGGTGCTGGCAACGTGACTTACGCAGGAGTTCCCTTGCCGGTCGAACTGACGCCTTCCCAAGCGCTGGGGCTCTGGCATGCCGTCTCGCTCGAGCAGGTCCGCGTCGATAGCCGCGATCTGACGCTCCGCCAGATGGCGATCCTGCTCGAAATCTACCTCGTGCCGCCGCCGCACACGGTGCGCGGTCTCGCGGCGAAACTCGGCGTGACGAAGCCGGTGATCACCCGCGCTCTCGACACGATGGGCGCGCTCGGCCTCGTCGACCGGGTGCGCGACGAGCGCGACAGGCGTAATGTGGTCATCAAGCGCACCGTCGAGGGCGCGCTATATCTTGAAAAGTTCGGCGATCTGATCATCAATCAGGGCCGCAAACTGTGAGTTCAGCCATGCCAGAACTGCTCGATCGCCGTCTTAATGCCTATCGCGCCGACCTTGCGGAAGAGCGCCTGCGCGGTCTCGTCGAAGCCAAGCGCTTCGTCGACGGGACGCCGGCCACGGTGTCCGTGCCGGTGGCGACGCTTCGGGCAAGGCCGGATCTCGCCGGCGGCACCGAGACGGAATTGCTCTATGGCGAAACGGCACGCATTCTCGACGTCGCTGACGGATGGGCCTGGGTCAAGTCGGACCTCGACGGCTATGTCGGCTACGTGCCGCGGGATGCGGTCGGGGAGCCCGGCGCGCCGGCGACCCACATCGTCGCGGTGCCCCGCACATTCGTCTATCGCGGCGCCGACCTACGCTTCCCGCAAGCGTTCGCGCTCTCGATGGGAAGCCGGCTGAATGTCGTCGGCGAGGCCGAGACGCGCGGCACGCGCTATTTTCTCCTCGACGGTGGATTGGCGGTCGTCACCAACCATTGCGCGCCGGCCGGTGGCCCGATCGGCGACGACTACGTCGCCATCGCCACCCGCTTCCTCGAAACGCCCTATCTCTGGGGTGGCCGCTCCGGCTTCGGCATCGACTGTTCCGGTCTGGTGCAGCTCGCGATGCAGATGACAGGCCGGCAGGCACCGCGCGACACGGATATGCAGGCCGCGATCGGCCAGCCGATCGGCCGCGACGACCTCTCCCGCGGCGACCTCGTCTTCTGGAAAGGGCACGTCGCCATCATGGAGGACGACAAGTCCCTGGTGCATGCCAATGGCTATACGATGACCGTTGCCCGCGAAGGGCTCGACGACGCCATCCGCCGCATCGGCTGGCTTTACGGAGAGCCGACGGGGTATCGCCGGCCTTAGGCGATTTGGGCTGAATCCTGCCAAAAGCTCAGTCATTCTCGGGCTTGACCCGAGGATCCAGAAACCAGCCAGGTACGCCCCACCCGCTCATCTTGTGTGTGGATCCTCGGGTCAAGCCCGAGGATGACAGAGGGAGGACGCGGCGCCTCAGATCAGTAGCCGGCTACCTTATCCACCACATGCTCCAAAGGCAGACCGCTTTCGAAGCGGTCGATCTGCTCGTTGACATGGGCAAAGAGCGCCTTGACGTCTGACGACGCGGCGACG contains the following coding sequences:
- a CDS encoding tetratricopeptide repeat protein, with translation MTTQDIFSSSMHRLAVAAAVALTAMALGGCAGQQGNKELTTGSIPKLSKPVPSMNATELAAAAENIGQAYERDPRNREAGLNYANLLRMSGRNEQALAVMQQVAINHPTDREVLGAYGKAQAAAGQLEQALATIGRAQTPDRPDWKLKSAEGAVLDQLGRSSEARLRYREALDLQPNEPTILSNLGMSYLLTKDLKTAETYLRSAADKPGADSSVRQNLALAVGLQGRFQEAETIARQELTPEQAEANVTYLRSMLSQKGAWTELAKADDGNTN
- a CDS encoding MarR family transcriptional regulator, encoding MPVELTPSQALGLWHAVSLEQVRVDSRDLTLRQMAILLEIYLVPPPHTVRGLAAKLGVTKPVITRALDTMGALGLVDRVRDERDRRNVVIKRTVEGALYLEKFGDLIINQGRKL
- a CDS encoding leucyl aminopeptidase family protein, which codes for MAPFQFIERPSPFNASAGKTLPIFAVTPAHIESGSIDPIALDWAKKAGFKAESGAVLLIPSADGHLGGALFGLGTKPSQAPFLSGKLARALPAGKWHIETAPLTANRLALGYGLGSYRFERYKSPKPEAPTLMIPADADAADIKRQLAGVFLARDLINTPTNDMGPEALESAFRALAAHYKADVSVISGEALLTQNFPLVHTVGRASAEAPRLLEMRWGKKGHRKVTLVGKGVCFDTGGLDIKPAASMLLMKKDMGGAANVMGLALMIMDAKLKVDLRVIVPVVENSISSNAFRPGDIYRSRKGLTVQIDNTDAEGRLILADALAYADEESTDLIVDMATLTGAARVALGPDLPPFFTDDEELARDLSEASLAVDDPLWRMPLYMGYDKDVSARIADLTNAPSGGMAGSITAALFLKRFVTNAKSWVHFDIFGWAPSERPHSPIGGEAQAIRALYQHIDRLAG
- a CDS encoding C40 family peptidase; amino-acid sequence: MPELLDRRLNAYRADLAEERLRGLVEAKRFVDGTPATVSVPVATLRARPDLAGGTETELLYGETARILDVADGWAWVKSDLDGYVGYVPRDAVGEPGAPATHIVAVPRTFVYRGADLRFPQAFALSMGSRLNVVGEAETRGTRYFLLDGGLAVVTNHCAPAGGPIGDDYVAIATRFLETPYLWGGRSGFGIDCSGLVQLAMQMTGRQAPRDTDMQAAIGQPIGRDDLSRGDLVFWKGHVAIMEDDKSLVHANGYTMTVAREGLDDAIRRIGWLYGEPTGYRRP